In Drosophila yakuba strain Tai18E2 chromosome 2R, Prin_Dyak_Tai18E2_2.1, whole genome shotgun sequence, a single genomic region encodes these proteins:
- the LOC6529461 gene encoding myosin heavy chain isoform X3 — translation MDRQGVYSSSWPIAEASEDQQQLMVSTPQLCTHRKTVASLKVFTIVMLHSWRQRRKEVRELQDMVQRLQDNSMKTKNQLHVYGTLVRVEEKRNRELQIKLKQSTMSIDQVRSSCESLVNSVRDLTTEKIRLQTDLDQRSQKYDDLEKMSNNTKRLLSTAYMEQSYLQKQLISEQRIRRKLQEEKEQLIQEVVLAESREAKYRQVRDWYQHQLDEKKECIHIMRRRMALLEEKLRDIKEFIKTSSDMVECRD, via the exons ATGGATAGGCAGGGTGTTTACAGTAGCTCTTGGCCAATAGCGGAAGCCTCAGAGGATCAGCAACAGTTGATGGTATCCACACCGCAACTGTGCACCCACAGGAAAACGGTTGCCAGCCTGAAGGTATTCACCATAGTAATGTTGCACTCGTGGCGCCAACGGCGAAAGGAGGTTCGTGAACTCCAAGATATGGTGCAACGCCTTCAGGATAAC TCTATGAAGACCAAAAATCAACTGCACGTATATGGCACTTTGGTGCGAGTGGAGGAAAAGAGGAACAGGGAACTTCAAATCAAGTTGAAGCAATCAACGATGAGCATTGACCAAGTAAGGTCCTCCTGCGAATCTCTCGTGAACTCCGTCCGTGACCTTACAACGGAGAAAATTCGATTACAAACCGATTTGGACCAGCGCTCACAGAAG TACGATGACCTGGAGAAGATGTCTAACAACACAAAACGACTGCTCTCTACCGCCTACATGGAACAATCCTACCTGCAAAAGCAACTGATCTCGGAGCAGCGTATCAGGCGGAAACTGCAGGAGGAAAAGGAGCAGCTCATCCAGGAAGTGGTGCTGGCGGAGAGCAGAGAAGCCAAGTACCGCCAGGTAAGGGACTGGTACCAGCATCAACTGGATGAAAAGAAGGAGTGCATTCATATCATGAGAAGGAGAATGGCTTTGCTGGAGGAGAAACTTCGTGACATCAAAGA GTTTATAAAAACATCGAGCGATATGGTCGAGTGCCGCGACTAA
- the LOC6529463 gene encoding phenoloxidase-activating factor 2, with product MGHCWAIGTLLLASLLMGNACRHFCVSENLCLYEEPIFDYRSSNCGSNQVCCAVLRENFYEVQKPGSPISIKPNGPKDNEAVTNINHKQPSTSRGPAEKRPNINTRISFNQGEQVLINDKRWKQAENRPNDNTANHFIQGGQTPVTSTNLPIASQGLGIQHYGGYSTANVKPFTEVENRSSAYTPNNLFPGEQTPVTDTNLPVASQGLGNNHYGGYPTTNVGNLQSLSTDCGMSNPNGLQITEEVTLDQARPAQYPWAVALFHKGQYLAGGSLITPDIVLTVAHRLVAVKNSLLARAGDWDLNSDQESFVSEQREVVRTVIHEGFIFSTGANNLALLFLKSPFKLSDHIRTICLPSPSKSFEGRRCTVAGWGKIKFEDQTYSSVLKAVEVPIVNRANCEKQLRKTRLGVNYRLPENIICAGGEIGRDSCTGDGGSALFCETGEENSGIYEQAGIVNFGIGCAQGNIPATYTEVSKFFYWIKEKTLPFNYRSA from the exons ATGGGGCATTGCTGGGCAATCGGAACTCTACTCTTAGCAAGCCTCCTTATGGGCAATGCCTGTAGGCATTTCTGCGTTTCTGAAAACCTTTGTTTGTATGAGGAACCAATTTTTGATTACCGCTCAAGTAATTGCGGATCTAATCAAGTTTGTTGTGCAGTTTTGCGAGAG AATTTTTATGAAGTGCAAAAGCCTGGTAGTCCGATTTCAATTAAACCAAATGGCCCCAAAGATAATGAGGCAGtaacaaatattaatcataAACAACCATCGACTTCACGCGGACCCGCCGAGAAACGACCAAATATTAACACGAGAATCTCATTTAACCAAGGAGAACAGGTTTTAATAAATGATAAACGCTGGAAGCAAGCAGAAAATCGACCCAATGATAACACAGCAAACCACTTTATCCAAGGAGGACAAACACCAGTAACCAGCACAAATCTTCCGATTGCGTCACAAGGACTAGGAATCCAACACTACGGTGGATATTCAACAGCCAATGTTAAACCCTTTACGGAAGTGGAAAATCGCTCCAGTGCTTACACGCCAAACAACCTTTTCCCAGGTGAACAAACACCAGTAACCGACACAAATCTTCCAGTTGCGTCACAAGGACTAGGAAACAACCACTACGGAGGGTATCCTACAACCAACGTTGGAAATCTACAGTCATTGTCTACAGATTGCGGCATGAGCAACCCAAATGGCTTGCAAATTACAGAAGAAGTTACCTTGGACCAAGCACGACCAGCACAGTATCCCTGGGCTGTTGCTCTTTTCCACAAAGGACAGTACTTGGCTGGCGGATCCCTGATTACACCAGATATCGTTCTAACAGTAGCTCACAGGTTGGTGGCAGTCAAAAACAGCCTTTTGGCCAGGGCCGGCGACTGGGACTTGAATTCCGATCAAGAGTCATTTGTGTCTGAGCAGCGCGAAGTGGTAAGGACAGTGATCCATGAAGGATTTATTTTCTCAACAGGTGCCAACAACTTGGCGCTTCTCTTCCTAAAATCGCCCTTCAAACTAAGTGACCACATTAGAACTATTTGTTTACCTTCACCAAGTAAATCGTTTGAAGGACGGCGTTGCACGGTGGCCGGttggggaaaaataaaattcgaGGATCAAACATATTCGAGCGTTCTGAAGGCAGTTGAGGTGCCCATAGTAAACCGTGCCAACTGCGAAAAACAATTGAGGAAAACCAGGTTGGGCGTAAACTATCGGCTCCCGGAAAACATCATTTGCGCCGGAGGAGAGATCGGCCGCGATTCCTGCACCGGGGATGGAGGATCGGCCCTGTTCTGTGAAACCGGAGAGGAAAACTCCGGTATCTACGAGCAGGCTGGTATAGTAAACTTTGGCATTGGTTGCGCCCAGGGCAACATTCCGGCAACATATACTGAGGTGTCCAAGTTCTTTTATTGGATTAAAGAGAAGACACTGCCTTTTAATTATAGGAGTGCATAG
- the LOC6529462 gene encoding phenoloxidase-activating factor 2 isoform X1 has translation MGSIVATAAILLVCVLLNEACNHCVPMEGCLILKKITVCKNNEVYCDVTVGMIHSPVGTHGQPDSWSEEERVPIMYWPPKAYFAQQNNIPPKADIPIAAVAPSGNNVPTEICVPMDQCLIRKNVNVCQYNQVCCEVLIESSFSEEEAPSNIPFKANIPPTVLVPTAPQNNTSIEDGIPTTYWPPKAFPQNNVSIEALTPKDFEPKTNDDGDDKQPKPGQYPWVVAIIYKGVYWAGGSLIHPKVVLTAAHITLNIVANETVVRAGEFDMNSTNEPFQHEERNVERFLRHEGFVYETGANDLALIFVKTSFELKDHIGVISLPNPQTSFEGRRCTAVGWEKESSQQRNFAGIMRQVELPIVDRATCEDQFKKTKMGRNFHLAQSLICAGGERDRDICFGSGGSALFCPLGGDTPHAYVQVGIVVWGMECGINDIPGTYTNVATFKSWIDQRLIFVG, from the exons ATGGGATCGATCGTTGCTACAGCAGCCATTCTTTTAGTCTGCGTTCTTTTAAACGAAGCTTGCAACCATTGTGTTCCCATGGAAGGGTGTTTAATCCTGAAAAAAATAACAGTGTGCAAAAACAATGAAGTCTATTGTGACGTTACCGTAGGG ATGATTCATAGCCCAGTAGGAACGCATGGACAACCGGATTCTTGGTCTGAAGAGGAGCGAGTACCCATTATGTATTGGCCACCCAAAGCATATTTTGCTCAGCAAAACAATATCCCCCCGAAAGCTGACATACCTATTGCTGCAGTGGCCCCATCTGGGAACAATGTTCCCACAGAAATCTGTGTTCCCATGGACCAGTGCCTAATCcggaaaaatgtaaatgtgtgCCAATACAATCAAGTCTGTTGTGAAGTTCTCATAGAg TCATCATTCTCGGAAGAGGAGGCACCGAGCAATATTCCCTTCAAAGCTAATATTCCGCCCACAGTATTGGTCCCAACTGCTCCCCAAAACAATACTTCCATAGAAGATGGCATACCCACTACGTATTGGCCACCCAAAGCATTCCCCCAAAACAATGTTTCAATAGAAGCATTGACCCCAAAAGACTTCGAGCCTAAAACAAATGATGATGGAGACGATAAGCAGCCAAAGCCTGGTCAATATCCCTGGGTGGTAGCCATCATTTACAAAGGAGTTTACTGGGCGGGCGGATCCCTTATTCACCCAAAAGTGGTCCTAACAGCAGCTCACATCACGCTGAACATAGTCGCTAATGAAACTGTTGTTAGGGCCGGCGAGTTTGACATGAACTCCACAAATGAACCCTTTCAACATGAGGAGCGTAATGTGGAGAGGTTTTTAAGACATGAAGGATTCGTTTATGAGACAGGTGCCAATGACTTGGCGCTTATTTTCGTAAAAACGTCGTTCGAATTAAAGGACCACATTGGAGTTATTTCGCTGCCAAACCCGCAAACGTCGTTCGAGGGACGTCGCTGCACGGCAGTCGGTTGGGAAAAGGAGAGCTCCCAGCAACGAAACTTTGCGGGAATCATGAGGCAAGTTGAGTTACCCATTGTGGACAGGGCGACATGCGAGGATCAGtttaaaaaaaccaaaatgggCAGAAACTTTCATCTTGCTCAGAGCCTGATTTGCGCTGGAGGTGAACGGGACCGGGATATCTGCTTTGGCAGTGGAGGTTCTGCATTGTTCTGCCCCCTCGGAGGAGATACTCCACATGCCTATGTACAGGTTGGGATCGTAGTCTGGGGCATGGAGTGTGGAATAAACGACATCCCGGGAACCTATACAAATGTGGCAACGTTCAAAAGTTGGATTGATCAAAGGCTGATATTCGTTGGCTAA
- the LOC6529461 gene encoding myosin heavy chain isoform X4: MDRQGVYSSSWPIAEASEDQQQLMVSTPQLCTHRKTVASLKVFTIVMLHSWRQRRKEVRELQDMVQRLQDNSMKTKNQLHVYGTLVRVEEKRNRELQIKLKQSTMSIDQVRSSCESLVNSVRDLTTEKIRLQTDLDQRSQKYDDLEKMSNNTKRLLSTAYMEQSYLQKQLISEQRIRRKLQEEKEQLIQEVVLAESREAKYRQVRDWYQHQLDEKKECIHIMRRRMALLEEKLRDIKENSNDFTT, from the exons ATGGATAGGCAGGGTGTTTACAGTAGCTCTTGGCCAATAGCGGAAGCCTCAGAGGATCAGCAACAGTTGATGGTATCCACACCGCAACTGTGCACCCACAGGAAAACGGTTGCCAGCCTGAAGGTATTCACCATAGTAATGTTGCACTCGTGGCGCCAACGGCGAAAGGAGGTTCGTGAACTCCAAGATATGGTGCAACGCCTTCAGGATAAC TCTATGAAGACCAAAAATCAACTGCACGTATATGGCACTTTGGTGCGAGTGGAGGAAAAGAGGAACAGGGAACTTCAAATCAAGTTGAAGCAATCAACGATGAGCATTGACCAAGTAAGGTCCTCCTGCGAATCTCTCGTGAACTCCGTCCGTGACCTTACAACGGAGAAAATTCGATTACAAACCGATTTGGACCAGCGCTCACAGAAG TACGATGACCTGGAGAAGATGTCTAACAACACAAAACGACTGCTCTCTACCGCCTACATGGAACAATCCTACCTGCAAAAGCAACTGATCTCGGAGCAGCGTATCAGGCGGAAACTGCAGGAGGAAAAGGAGCAGCTCATCCAGGAAGTGGTGCTGGCGGAGAGCAGAGAAGCCAAGTACCGCCAGGTAAGGGACTGGTACCAGCATCAACTGGATGAAAAGAAGGAGTGCATTCATATCATGAGAAGGAGAATGGCTTTGCTGGAGGAGAAACTTCGTGACATCAAAGA
- the LOC6529462 gene encoding phenoloxidase-activating factor 2 isoform X2 produces the protein MGSIVATAAILLVCVLLNEACNHCVPMEGCLILKKITVCKNNEVYCDVTMIHSPVGTHGQPDSWSEEERVPIMYWPPKAYFAQQNNIPPKADIPIAAVAPSGNNVPTEICVPMDQCLIRKNVNVCQYNQVCCEVLIESSFSEEEAPSNIPFKANIPPTVLVPTAPQNNTSIEDGIPTTYWPPKAFPQNNVSIEALTPKDFEPKTNDDGDDKQPKPGQYPWVVAIIYKGVYWAGGSLIHPKVVLTAAHITLNIVANETVVRAGEFDMNSTNEPFQHEERNVERFLRHEGFVYETGANDLALIFVKTSFELKDHIGVISLPNPQTSFEGRRCTAVGWEKESSQQRNFAGIMRQVELPIVDRATCEDQFKKTKMGRNFHLAQSLICAGGERDRDICFGSGGSALFCPLGGDTPHAYVQVGIVVWGMECGINDIPGTYTNVATFKSWIDQRLIFVG, from the exons ATGGGATCGATCGTTGCTACAGCAGCCATTCTTTTAGTCTGCGTTCTTTTAAACGAAGCTTGCAACCATTGTGTTCCCATGGAAGGGTGTTTAATCCTGAAAAAAATAACAGTGTGCAAAAACAATGAAGTCTATTGTGACGTTACC ATGATTCATAGCCCAGTAGGAACGCATGGACAACCGGATTCTTGGTCTGAAGAGGAGCGAGTACCCATTATGTATTGGCCACCCAAAGCATATTTTGCTCAGCAAAACAATATCCCCCCGAAAGCTGACATACCTATTGCTGCAGTGGCCCCATCTGGGAACAATGTTCCCACAGAAATCTGTGTTCCCATGGACCAGTGCCTAATCcggaaaaatgtaaatgtgtgCCAATACAATCAAGTCTGTTGTGAAGTTCTCATAGAg TCATCATTCTCGGAAGAGGAGGCACCGAGCAATATTCCCTTCAAAGCTAATATTCCGCCCACAGTATTGGTCCCAACTGCTCCCCAAAACAATACTTCCATAGAAGATGGCATACCCACTACGTATTGGCCACCCAAAGCATTCCCCCAAAACAATGTTTCAATAGAAGCATTGACCCCAAAAGACTTCGAGCCTAAAACAAATGATGATGGAGACGATAAGCAGCCAAAGCCTGGTCAATATCCCTGGGTGGTAGCCATCATTTACAAAGGAGTTTACTGGGCGGGCGGATCCCTTATTCACCCAAAAGTGGTCCTAACAGCAGCTCACATCACGCTGAACATAGTCGCTAATGAAACTGTTGTTAGGGCCGGCGAGTTTGACATGAACTCCACAAATGAACCCTTTCAACATGAGGAGCGTAATGTGGAGAGGTTTTTAAGACATGAAGGATTCGTTTATGAGACAGGTGCCAATGACTTGGCGCTTATTTTCGTAAAAACGTCGTTCGAATTAAAGGACCACATTGGAGTTATTTCGCTGCCAAACCCGCAAACGTCGTTCGAGGGACGTCGCTGCACGGCAGTCGGTTGGGAAAAGGAGAGCTCCCAGCAACGAAACTTTGCGGGAATCATGAGGCAAGTTGAGTTACCCATTGTGGACAGGGCGACATGCGAGGATCAGtttaaaaaaaccaaaatgggCAGAAACTTTCATCTTGCTCAGAGCCTGATTTGCGCTGGAGGTGAACGGGACCGGGATATCTGCTTTGGCAGTGGAGGTTCTGCATTGTTCTGCCCCCTCGGAGGAGATACTCCACATGCCTATGTACAGGTTGGGATCGTAGTCTGGGGCATGGAGTGTGGAATAAACGACATCCCGGGAACCTATACAAATGTGGCAACGTTCAAAAGTTGGATTGATCAAAGGCTGATATTCGTTGGCTAA